Proteins from a single region of Thunnus albacares chromosome 14, fThuAlb1.1, whole genome shotgun sequence:
- the actn2b gene encoding alpha-actinin-2b has translation MMMTQVETTVTYDNGYEEEYMLQEEEWDRDMLLDPAWEQQQRKTFTAWCNSHLRKAGTQIENIEEDFRNGLKLMLLLEVISGERLPKPDRGKMRFHKIANVNKALDFITSKGVKLVSIGAEEIVDGNVKMTLGMIWTIILRFAIQDISVEETSAKEGLLLWCQRKTAPYRNVNVQNFHVSWKDGLAFCALIHRHRPDLLDYSKLNKDDPLGNLNLAFDIAEKHLDIPKMLDAEDIINTPKPDERAIMTYVSCFYHAFAGAEQAETAANRICKVLGVNQENEKLMEEYERLASELLEWIRRTTPWLENRTPEKTMAEMQRKLEDFRDYRRQHKPPKVQEKCQLEINFNTLQTKLRISNRPAFMPSEGKMVSDIASAWQGLEQAEKGYEEWLLTEIRRLERLDHLAEKFRQKATNHENWASGKEMILTQKDYETATLTEIKALLRRHEAFESDLAAHQDRVEQIAAIAQELNELDYHDVAAVNKRCQSICDLWDRLGTLTQKRREALERTDKLLETIDQLFLEFAKRSAPFNNWMEGAMEDLQDMFMVHTIEEVQSLIAAHEQFKATLPEADAERQAILGIHNEVQKISQSYGIKANIINPYSTLTTEELLNKWDKVKKLVPQRDGALQEEMARQHAHERLRRQFAAQANLIGPWIQARMEEIGRCSLEIGGTLEDQMTQLKQFEHVIVTYKPNVDKLEGDHQLIQESLVFDNKHTNYTMEHIRVGWELLLTTIARTINEIETQILTRDAKGISQQQMNEFRSSFNHFDRKKNGAMETDDFRACLISMGYDLGEVEFARIMILVDPNGTGIVSFQSFIDFMTRETADTDTAEQVVASFRILAADKPYILKDELRRELPPEQAEYCIARMPPYGGPGAPPGALDYTAFSTALYGESDL, from the exons GACCACCGTGACCTATGATAACGGCTACGAGGAGGAGTACATGCTCCAGGAGGAAGAATGGGACAGGGACATGCTGCTGGACCCTGcctgggagcagcagcagaggaaa ACGTTCACAGCCTGGTGTAACTCCCACCTGAGGAAAGCTGGTACTCAAATTGAAAATATTGAGGAGGACTTCAGGAACGGACTGAAACTCATGCTGCTTCTGGAAGTCATCTCAG GAGAGAGGTTACCCAAGCCAGACAGAGGAAAGATGCGGTTTCATAAGATTGCTAATGTCAACAAAGCGCTGGACTTCATTACAAGCAAAGGGGTAAAACTGGTCTCCATTGGAGCAGAAG AGATTGTGGACGGGAATGTAAAGATGACTCTTGGAATGATCTGGACTATCATCCTCCGCTTCGCCATTCAGGACATTTCTGTTGAAG AAACATCTGCCAAGGAAGGCCTCCTTCTGTGGTGTCAGAGAAAGACTGCCCCCTACAGGAACGTCAACGTCCAAAACTTCCATGTCAG CTGGAAGGATGGCCTGGCCTTCTGCGCCCTGATTCATAGACACAGACCCGACCTCCTCGACTACTCTAAGCTCAACAAG GATGATCCTCTGGGGAACCTGAACCTGGCTTTTGACATAGCCGAGAAACACCTGGACATTCCCAAAATGCTGGACGCTGAAG ATATCATCAACACCCCCAAGCCTGATGAAAGAGCCATCATGACCTATGTGTCCTGCTTTTACCATGCTTTTGCTGGAGCAGAGCAG GCAGAGACAGCTGCCAACAGGATCTGTAAGGTTCTGGGTGTAAACCAGGAGAATGAGAAACTGATGGAGGAGTATGAGAGACTGGCCAGTGAG CTGCTGGAGTGGATCCGCCGCACCACTCCCTGGCTGGAGAACCGGACCCCTGAGAAGACCATGGCGGAAATGCAGCGGAAGCTGGAGGACTTCAGGGACTACAGACGCCAGCACAAGCCCCCTAAGGTGCAGGAGAAGTGCCAGTTGGAAATTAACTTCAACACCCTGCAGACCAAGCTGCGCATCAGCAATCGCCCTGCTTTCATGCCCTCCGAGGGGAAGATGGTATCT GACATAGCCAGTGCATGGCAGGGACTGGAGCAGGCAGAGAAGGGCTATGAGGAGTGGCTTCTTACAGAGATCCGCAGGTTGGAGAGGTTGGACCACTTGGCTGAGAAGTTTCGCCAAAAAGCCACCAATCATGAGAACTGGGCCAGCG GTAAAGAAATGATCCTCACCCAAAAGGACTATGAAACAGCCACCCTGACAGAAATCAAAGCACTGCTTCGGAGACATGAGGCCTTTGAGAGTGACTTGGCAGCCCACCAGGACAGAGTGGAGCAGATTGCCGCCATTGCACAGGAACTAAA tgagcTGGATTACCATGACGTGGCTGCTGTGAACAAGCGCTGCCAGAGCATCTGTGACTTGTGGGACAGGCTGGGAACTCTGACtcagaagaggagagaggcaCTGGAG CGGACAGATAAACTGCTGGAGACTATTGATCAGTTGTTCCTGGAGTTTGCCAAGAGGTCAGCTCCTTTCAACAACTGGATGGAAGGAGCCATGGAGGATCTGCAGGACATGTTCATGGTGCATACTATTGAAGAAGTCCAG AGTCTAATCGCAGCTCATGAGCAGTTCAAAGCTACTCTACCTGAGGCAGATGCAGAGAGACAGGCCATCTTGGGAATCCACAATGAGGTGCAGAAAATTTCCCAGAGCTATGGGATCAAGGCCAACATTATCAACCCCTACAGCACCCTTACAACTGAAGAGCTTCTCAACAAATGGGATAAG GTGAAGAAGTTGGTTCCTCAGAGAGATGGTGCCCTCCAGGAGGAGATGGCACGCCAGCATGCCCATGAAAGGCTGAGACGGCAGTTTGCTGCCCAGGCTAATCTCATTGGCCCTTGGATACAGGCCAGAATGGAG GAAATTGGGCGTTGCTCTCTGGAGATAGGAGGCACTCTGGAAGACCAGATGACCCAGCTGAAGCAATTTGAGCATGTCATTGTCACTTACAAGCCCAATGTCGACAAGTTAGAGGGAGACCACCAGTTAATCCAAGAGTCGCTGGTGTTTGATAACAAACACACCAATTACACTATGGAG CACATCCGTGTTGGGTGGGAGCTGCTCCTCACAACCATCGCCCGAACCATCAATGAGATTGAGACCCAGATCCTTACCCGGGATGCCAAGGGCATCAgccagcagcagatgaatgaatTCAGATCTTCTTTCAACCACTTTGACCGG AAGAAGAATGGAGCGATGGAAACGGATGACTTCAGAGCCTGCCTCATCTCTATGGGTTATGACTTG GGAGAGGTGGAGTTTGCCCGTATAATGATCCTGGTGGACCCCAATGGCACTGGAATTGTCTCCTTCCAATCTTTCATTGACTTTATGACCAGAGAGACTGCTGATACGGACACTGCCGAGCAGGTTGTGGCATCCTTCCGGATCCTGGCAGCTGAcaag CCTTACATACTAAAGGACGAGCTGAGGAGAGAACTTCCTCCTGAACAGGCAGAATACTGCATCGCCAGGATGCCACCTTACGGCGGCCCTGGAGCACCACCAGGGGCACTGGACTACACTGCCTTCTCCACCGCCCTCTATGGAGAGAGCGACCTTTAA
- the LOC122996895 gene encoding uncharacterized protein LOC122996895: MATWFFPSHLLLVALLSWNVHCYPATKGWSQSDPYEGSFSNMEAPSGVSYSSFQGAPAQPSSVSYPVSTTSYTSQPGPDVGLPPPPPLYQAGELEHYEENLEHGDLERETEELSFPAPPPPPYPGPDFQAGELSRYESVYEHGNTERETEDQGFMPVPPYLPAELGAEELSAHSISEEGPKELVSEHLRPIGPSYYYLFLTGQLPPGAYSHFQSDYETGSDHWNEDHYERYHYPNAQSPIIPTQTEEVPSYSPWQQPQDYTKA; encoded by the exons ATGGCCACATGGTTCTTTCCAAG TCACCTGCTCCTTGTTGCACTGTTAAGCTGGAATGTCCATTGCTATCCTGCTACAAAAG gCTGGAGCCAGAGTGATCCTTATGAGGGCAGTTTCTCTAACATGGAGGCGCCTTCTGGTGTCAGTTATAGCTCATTCCAAGGTGCTCCTGCTCAGCCTTCCAGTGTGAGTTACCCTGTTTCAACAACAAGCTACACATCTCAGCCCGGACCTGATGTCGgcctccctccacctccccctctgTATCAGGCAGGTGAGCTTGAGCACTATGAAGAGAACTTGGAGCATGGTGATTTGGAAAGGGAAACTGAGGAGTTAAGCTTTCCGGCACCGCCACCTCCTCCATATCCGGGACCTGACTTCCAAGCGGGTGAGTTGAGCCGCTATGAGTCAGTTTATGAGCATGGAAatacagagagggaaacagaagACCAAGGTTTCATGCCAGTGCCTCCCTATCTCCCAGCTGAGCTGGGAGCTGAGGAGCTGTCTGCTCATTCCATATCTGAAGAAGGCCCTAAGGAACTAGTCTCTGAACACCTTAGACCAATTGGACCAAGCTATTACTACCTCTTCTTGACTGGTCAGCTTCCTCCTGGCGCATACTCGCACTTCCAGTCGGACTATGAGACTGGCTCAGACCACTGGAATGAAGACCATTATGAGAGATACCACTATCCCAATGCTCAAAGTCCAATCATCCCCACTCAGACCGAGGAGGTTCCCAGTTACAGCCCTTGGCAGCAGCCTCAGGACTACACCAAAGCTTAA